The following are from one region of the Onthophagus taurus isolate NC unplaced genomic scaffold, IU_Otau_3.0 ScKx7SY_15, whole genome shotgun sequence genome:
- the LOC111422032 gene encoding zinc finger BED domain-containing protein 4-like, whose protein sequence is MKPKTSFIWEYFSEINSSVARCNICEKDYSRKGRTTSCLKNHLKSKHTKMFEELEKRIAENAEQGQPTYSTSTDTGSKTKHLSLQECLTKNVCWDSSYPKSKETDRLIGEMIALEDLPFNFVEGVGFRRLINTILPRYKMRGRQFFTSLVCDDLYNSVANKIKVLLKDLEKISFTTDVWSDTSSGTSLVGLTAHGVNEGFERVRIILKCEIMEGRHTGQVISTKIESILEEWGIKHDTVHCVVRDRGNNMIKAMQISGFTDFNCVIPQIQCCIKKVILSEEWVQEIIEKVKKVSTHFNHSLVAQDELKAIQEIRMKQFPLSTIQDCPTRWNSIFYILKRFVKIKDSLVLYLTTKQFVSFSPDDLSTIDLLLKLLAPFGELTKELSNSKNSIGMVIPHMYVILTTLKAEKDNQNMPEKIKALFVKDILEISERFGDLNKNLLCSVSAYLDPRYKTKFFNSFEREEVEAIIVNLCQNQTIHENKDCSPIHKKRKIDNQIATSSSSCSMLLQSVQSILSSSESEAEDDQLTTLKLVLQNYVKERRLSLEEDPLMWWRQNGYKYTVLLPIVRQYLSTPPSSYTREQLFSGASLIYTDKRKNLRGEKASKLLFLKYNLPVINYEC, encoded by the exons atgaaaccaaaaacaagtttcatttGGGAATATTTCTCGGAAATTAACAGTTCAGTTGCTCGTTGTAACATTTGTGAAAAGGATTATTCACGAAAAGGACGTACCACatcttgtttaaaaaatcatttgaagtCGAAGCACACGAAAATGTTTGAAGAGTTAGAAAAACGTATAGCTGAAAATGCCGAACAGGGCCAGCCAACCTATAGTACATCTACAGACACAggttcaaaaacaaaacaccTTTCTTTACAAGAATGTTTAACGAAGAATGTATGTTGGGATTCATCATATCCAAAATCCAAAGAGACGGATCGACTAATAGGCGAAATGATTGCTTTGGAAGACTTGCCATTCAACTTCGTTGAAGGTGTTGGTTTTCGACGATTGATCAATACAATACTTCCACGATATAAAATGAGGGGCCGTCAGTTTTTTACGTCGCTTGTATGTGACGATTTATATAACAGCGtggcaaataaaattaaagtattattaaaagACCTTGAGAAAATATCCTTTACAACTGATGTTTGGTCTGATACAAGTTCTGGGACTTCATTAGTTGGTTTGACTGCTCATGGTGTAAACGAAGGTTTTGAAAGAGtaagaattattttgaaatgtgaaataatggaAGGACGTCACACGGGCCAAGTTATTTCGACAAAAATTGAATCCATCCTTGAAGAATGGGGTATAAAACACGATACTGTTCACTGTGTGGTACGCGATCGTGGCAACAACATGATTAAAGCAATGCAGATATCTGGTTTCACTGATTTTAACTGTGTGATTCCTCAAATACagtgttgtattaaaaaagtgatattatcgGAAGAATGGGTTcaagaaataattgaaaagGTGAAAAAAGTTTCAACACATTTTAATCATTCCCTAGTAGCACAAGATGAACTAAAGGCTATACAGGAAATAAGAATGAAGCAATTTCCATTGTCAACAATTCAAGATTGTCCCACTAG gtGGAACAGcatattttacattttgaagcgttttgttaaaataaaagattctTTAGTTTTATACTTAACTACAAAACAATTTGTATCATTTTCTCCAGATGATTTGTCAACAATTGACCTGTTGTTAAAATTGTTGGCACCTTTCGGAGAACTTACTAAAGAATTGAGTAACTCAAAGAACAGCATTGGCATGGTTATACCACATATGTACGTTATCCTGACAACATTAAAAGCTGAGAAAGATAACCAGAATATGCCAGAAAAAATCAAAGCACTTTTCGTTAAAGATATACTAGAAATAAGTGAAAGATTTggcgatttaaataaaaatttgctaTGTTCGGTTTCTGCGTACTTAGATCCGCGAtataaaacaaagttttttaacagTTTTGAAAGAGAAGAAGTCGAAGCCATAATAGTTAATTTGTGTCAAAATCAAACGATCCATGAAAATAAAGATTGTAGTCCAatacataagaaaagaaaaattgataatcaAATTGCTACTAGTTCTAGCAGTTGTTCAATGCTACTACAGTCAGTACAATCCATTCTAAGTTCAAGCGAAAGTGAGGCAGAAGATGACCAATTAACAACACTGAAGCTTGTGCTCCAAAATTACGTTAAAGAAAGAAGGCTGTCTTTAGAAGAAGACCCGTTGATGTGGTGGCGGCAGAATGGGTACAAATATACTGTTTTATTGCCGATTGTTCGACAATATTTATCAACGCCACCAAGCAGCTATACCCGTGAACAGCTATTTAGTGGAGCATCCTTAATATATAcggataaaagaaaaaatcttcgAGGAGAAAAGGCAtcaaaattgctttttttaaaatataacttgCCTGTAATAAATTACGAATGTTAG
- the LOC111419844 gene encoding cytochrome b5-related protein-like, with product MPPNNTQELGTIGFKSRIPGFGVKEKSSRVWLNGRKQIDGAENVFWRVHDGLYDLTGFIKNHPGGSQWLELTQGTDITEAFEAHHLSEKPEKLLEKFYIKDAITERVSPYTFKRDGFYRTLKKRVGIILKDTPKIPITISKFYADSLLILTFLTSLLACNFGNYFLVGLSGFFLATVIISAHNYFHQADNFRMFYFQLGFQSVKEWRVSHALSHHLFPNTIIDMEMYIFEPLATYFPKNKSFLKRYLPWLVSPLIWCLVFHGSFFLRLREFFKYNKKEFNISYLIPFSLPIFLVTFSNQPVITCFYFWTCIILSGSFIFAIIGINAAHHAPDIFHDGDAARNEKDFGIAQLDAVMDREEILGSHLWTLTTFGQHALHHLFPTIDHGLLKFIYPVFEETMNEFGVGLRLSNSFKLMKGQFRQIAKVEPNLIPPGFDLIKNK from the exons ATGCCCCCGAACAACACCCAAGAATTAGGCACAATCGGTTTCAAATCACGAATTCCCGGATTCGGcgtcaaagaaaaaagttctCGAGTTTGGCTAAACGGAAGAAAACAAATCGACGGGGCCGAAAACGTTTTTTGGAGAGTCCACGATGGACTTTATGATTTAACCgggtttattaaaaaccatCCCGGAGGATCACAATggttagaattaacacaa ggAACTGATATAACCGAAGCTTTTGAGGCACATCATTTGAGTGAAAAGCCAGAAAAATTACTTGAAAAGTTTTATATCAAGGATGCTATAACTGAGAGGGTGTCACCTTACACTTTTAAAAGAGATGGGTTTTATAGGACACTAAAAAAACGAGttggaattattttaaaagatactCCAAAAATCCCGAtaacgatttcaaaattttatgcagattctttattaattttaacatttttaacatcgTTATTAGCATGCAACTTTGGAAATTATTTCCTTGTTGGATTATCCGGATTTTTTCTCGCAACCGTTATCATCTCAGCTCACAATTATTTCCATCAAGCCGATAATTTTAGGATGTTTTATTTCCAATTAGGATTTCAAAGTGTTAA agaatGGAGAGTTAGCCACGCTTTAAGCCACCATTTATTTCCAAACACCATAATCGACATGGAGATGTACATTTTTGAGCCATTAGCAAcgtattttccaaaaaataaatcttttttgaagCGTTATTTACCCTGGTTGGTTTCACCATTGATTTGGTGTTTAGTTTTTCATGGAAGTTTCTTTTTAAGGCTCCGCGAATTCtttaaatacaacaaaaaagaatttaatatttccTATTTAATTCCATTTTCTTTACCGATTTTTCTTGTAACTTTCTCAAATCAACCAGTAAtaacttgtttttatttttggactTGTATCATTTTATCCGGTTCGTTTATTTTCGCTATCATTGGAATTAATGCAGCACATCATGCTCCTGATATCTTCCATGATGGTGATGCTGCGAGGAATGAAAAAGATTTTGGGATAGCTCAATTAGATGCAGTTATGGATCGCGAGGAGATTTTGGGGTCGCATTTATGGACTTTGACCACTTTTGGGCAACACGCTCTTCACCATCTTTTCCCAACGATCGATCATGGATTGTTGAAGTTTATTTACCCAGTGTTTGAGGAGACCATGAATGAATTTGGTGTTGGTTTGAGGTTATCAAATAGTTTTAAGTTGATGAAGGGGCAATTTAGACAAATTGCTAAAGTTGAACCGAATTTAATTCCTCCTggatttgatttaataaaaaataaataa
- the LOC111418598 gene encoding zinc finger MYM-type protein 1-like, with translation MPNSKSVPRDWLMYSEKSNSVFCFCCKLFTCHSLENINTSRLITTGCSKWQNLSQTLHSHETSLAHLNNFKQWVHLERALKSKRTIDQQQEKLFELEKQHWRAILERFIEIIKYLCKQCLPLRGKSDQLFVRNNGHFLQLVQLLAKFDVTMSSHLQKTLQKKSVHYMSIDVQNELIALLAKKIKEKILLLIQKAKYFSIILDCTPDISNTEQMTIIIRFVSTDNQVQIQEHFLGFIDIKDSTGEGLTNYIIEKIKEFNLDISNLRGQGYDNGANMKGKNNGLQRHILKY, from the coding sequence ATGCCAAATTCGAAATCTGTTCCTAGAGACTGGTTAATGTACTCGGAAAAAAGCAATAgcgtattttgtttttgctgtAAATTGTTTACCTGTCACTCATTGGAGAATATTAATACAAGCCGCCTAATTACAACTGGATGTTCTAAATGgcaaaatttgtcacaaactTTACATAGTCATGAAACATCTTTAGctcatttaaacaactttaaacAATGGGTTCATTTAGAACGTGCGTTGAAATCAAAACGAACAATTGATcaacaacaagaaaaattatttgagtTGGAAAAACAGCACTGGCGTGCGATTTTAGaaagatttattgaaattataaaatatttatgtaaacaATGTCTTCCCTTGAGAGGAAAATCAGATCAATTATTTGTTAGAAATAATGGGCATTTTTTACAACTTGTACAATTACTGGCAAAATTTGATGTGACTATGTCTAGTCATCTTCAAAAAACGTTACAAAAGAAATCTGTGCATTATATGAGTATAGACGTACAGAATGAATTAATTGCTTTATtagctaaaaaaattaaagaaaagattttattgttaattcaaaaggcaaaatatttttcaattatattgGATTGTACTCCGGATATCAGTAATACTGAGCAAATGACCATTATTATAAGATTTGTGTCAACTGATAACCAAGTTCAGATTCAAGAACATTTTCTTGGTTTCATTGACATCAAAGATTCAACTGGTGAAGGTTTAACCAAttatataatagaaaaaattaaagaatttaatttagacaTCAGCAACTTGCGTGGCCAAGGTTATGACAATGGTGCGAACATGAAAGGGAAAAACAATGGATTACAGAGACAcattcttaaatattaa